A section of the Oncorhynchus gorbuscha isolate QuinsamMale2020 ecotype Even-year linkage group LG06, OgorEven_v1.0, whole genome shotgun sequence genome encodes:
- the LOC124037366 gene encoding uncharacterized protein DKFZp434B061-like: protein MYKEPCWLSKNRVNLLFAHDYYLVTWGFIHLTYNLSETDLTFNLSERDLTFNLSETDLTFNLCETDLTFNLSETDLTFNLSETDLTYNLSETDLTYNLSENDLTFNLTLKQQPSSSPQEAALKQPSGSSPQAALRKQPSSSSPQAALKQQPSRSSPQAAIKQPSRSPQEAALRKQPSSCSPQAALKKQPSRSSPQEAALRKQPSSSSSQAAALRKQPSGSSPQEAALKKQPSRSRPQEAALKKQPSRSSPQEAALKKQPSGSSPQEAALRKQPSRSSPQEAALKKQPSGSSPQEAALKKQPSGSSPQEAALRKQPSGSSPQEAALRKQPSRSSPQAALGKQPSGSSPQEAALRKQPSSSPQEAALKQPSGSSPQEAALRKQPSSSPQEAALKQPSGSSPQEAALKKQPSGSSPQEAALRKQPSGSSPQEAALRKQPSRSSPREAALRKQPSGSSPQAALGKQPSGSSPQEAALRKQPSSSPQEAALKQPSGSSPQEAALGKQPSGSSPQEAALKQPSGSSPQAALGKQPSGSSPREAALRKQPSGSSPQEAALKQPSGSSPREAALGKQPSGSSPQEAALRKQPSGSSPQEAALRKQPSGC from the exons ATGTACAAAGAACCCTGCTGGCT CAGTAAAAACCGTGTGAATCTCCTGTTCGCCCATGACTACTACCTGGTTACCTGGGGCTTTATACACCTGACCTATAACCTCAGTGAGACTGACCTGACCTTTAACCTCAGTGAGAGAGACCTGACCTTTAACCTCAGTGAGACTGACCTGACCTTTAACCTCTGTGAGACTGACCTGACCTTTAACCTCAGTGAGACTGACCTGACCTTTAACCTTAGTGAGACTGACCTGACCTATAACCTCAGTGAGACTGACCTGACCTATAACCTCAGTGAGAATGACCTGACCTTTAACCTCA CCCTCAAGCAGCAGCCCTCAAGCAGCCCTCAGGAAGCAGCCCTCAAGCAGCCCTCAGGAAGCAGCCCTCAAGCAGCCCTCAGGAAGCAGCCCTCAAGCAGCAGCCCTCAAGCAGCCCTCAAGCAGCAGCCCTCAAGAAGCAGCCCTCAAGCAGCCATCAAGCAGCCCTCAAGAAGCCCTCAGGAAGCAGCCCTCAGGAAGCAGCCCTCAAGCTGTAGCCCTCAAGCAGCCCTCAAGAAGCAGCCCTCAAGAAGCAGCCCTCAGGAAGCAGCCCTCAGGAAGCAGCCCTCAAGCAGCAGCTCTCAAGCAGCAGCCCTCAGGAAGCAGCCCTCAGGAAGCAGCCCTCAGGAAGCAGCCCTCAAGAAGCAGCCCTCAAGAAGCAGGCCTCAAGAAGCAGCCCTCAAGAAGCAGCCCTCAAGAAGCAGCCCTCAGGAAGCAGCCCTCAAGAAGCAGCCCTCAGGAAGCAGCCCTCAGGAAGCAGCCCTCAGGAAGCAGCCCTCAAGAAGCAGCCCTCAAGAAGCAGCCCTCAAGAAGCAGCCCTCAGGAAGCAGCCCTCAGGAAGCAGCCCTCAAGAAGCAGCCCTCAGGAAGCAGCCCTCAGGAAGCAGCCCTCAGGAAGCAGCCCTCAGGAAGCAGCCCTCAGGAAGCAGCCCTCAGGAAGCAGCCCTCAAGAAGCAGCCCTCAAGCAGCCCTCGGGAAGCAGCCCTCAGGAAGCAGCCCTCAGGAAGCAGCCCTCAGGAAGCAGCCCTCAAGCAGCCCTCAGGAAGCAGCCCTCAAGCAGCCCTCGGGAAGCAGCCCTCAGGAAGCAGCCCTCAGGAAGCAGCCCTCAAGCAGCCCTCAGGAAGCAGCCCTCAAGCAGCCCTCAGGAAGCAGCCCTCAGGAAGCAGCCCTCAAGAAGCAGCCCTCAGGAAGCAGCCCTCAGGAAGCAGCCCTCAGGAAGCAGCCCTCAGGAAGCAGCCCTCAGGAAGCAGCCCTCAGGAAGCAGCCCTCAAGAAGCAGCCCTCGGGAAGCAGCCCTCAGGAAGCAGCCCTCAGGAAGCAGCCCTCAAGCAGCCCTCGGGAAGCAGCCCTCAGGAAGCAGCCCTCAGGAAGCAGCCCTCAGGAAGCAGCCCTCAAGCAGCCCTCAGGAAGCAGCCCTCAAGCAGCCCTCGGGAAGCAGCCCTCAGGAAGCAGCCCTCGGGAAGCAGCCCTCAGGAAGCAGCCCTCAGGAAGCAGCCCTCAAGCAGCCCTCAGGAAGCAGCCCTCAAGCAGCCCTCGGGAAGCAGCCCTCAGGAAGCAGCCCTCGGGAAGCAGCCCTCAGGAAGCAGCCCTCAGGAAGCAGCCCTCAGGAAGCAGCCCTCAAGCAGCCCTCAGGAAGCAGCCCTCGGGAAGCAGCCCTCGGGAAGCAGCCCTCAGGAAGCAGCCCTCAGGAAGCAGCCCTCAGGAAGCAGCCCTCAGGAAGCAGCCCTCAGGAAGCAGCCCTCAGGAAGCAGCCCTCAGGAT GCTAG